One genomic segment of Novisyntrophococcus fermenticellae includes these proteins:
- a CDS encoding TetR/AcrR family transcriptional regulator, producing MAVYEKGNETKRRLILSMYNKLKEKDASKITVREIAKENGCSPAALYKHFESLEYLIVLGSIRFFIDYMIEYGQLMDIDDNLMDAYIRGWVLYNKYAFGRPDLFYRLFWGEYNTMFSDALMEYYELFPVTGSERYPAYYYTLLFSDNVIERDFLILRRAANYNKLSDEDAAYFSKTNTLIVKGMLEMYMGRELKERRRGEQECNQLLLKNLEKVYVPDEHNPGSEEG from the coding sequence ATGGCTGTTTATGAAAAAGGGAATGAGACAAAACGTCGTTTAATCCTGTCCATGTACAATAAATTGAAAGAGAAAGATGCTTCAAAGATAACCGTGAGGGAAATCGCAAAAGAGAATGGCTGTTCCCCGGCTGCGCTGTACAAGCATTTTGAAAGCCTGGAATATTTGATCGTTCTTGGATCAATAAGATTCTTTATTGACTATATGATTGAATATGGCCAGCTGATGGACATTGATGATAATCTGATGGATGCTTATATTAGAGGATGGGTGTTATACAACAAGTATGCATTCGGGAGACCGGATTTGTTTTACAGACTCTTTTGGGGAGAGTATAATACGATGTTCTCAGATGCATTGATGGAATATTATGAATTGTTTCCGGTGACAGGATCCGAACGATATCCGGCTTATTATTATACACTTCTGTTTTCAGATAATGTCATAGAACGAGACTTTCTGATCTTAAGACGAGCTGCAAATTATAACAAACTGTCGGATGAAGATGCTGCGTATTTCAGTAAAACAAATACCCTGATTGTAAAGGGAATGCTGGAAATGTATATGGGGCGGGAATTGAAAGAAAGAAGGCGGGGAGAACAGGAATGTAATCAGCTGCTTCTTAAAAATCTTGAAAAGGTATATGTTCCGGACGAACATAATCCTGGAAGTGAGGAGGGATAG
- a CDS encoding MFS transporter, translating to MVITGKKRWFVLIVVSLMAGVMVYVPFLRYSYYDQMVMLFSEYKPVASTANVNEFIGTFSFWFGLICTVGYPVGGILVDRFGEKWLLIIGAVMMGICSFWFGLVPNGTSIIIIHVLYGVGTSFFIWNAYLKTVRKMGNASEQGSMFSSSEFVRAIMGMLLGFLGVGLLNRAIMPGNTTDLAVLGAQWRNMLFFNGTLFLVLAVIVFIVLPNNIIGAEDAELAESKGTIPTQEKMSFASVLKVLRMPGTWLLSLLIFFCFSFTSAANGYLGSYTVNVLGISQTQASTFAVVRNYIIAGLSTLAIGFISDKIGYKVKTLGYYLAIATVLTVAVLFTKNATILCIGITFVFAVVYSGMRGIYFATLGEVGIPLSLTGVATGVISLICYLPDVFFAKLAGIWLDKYGNFGYDLIWYWVIGCGILGILVSFVSVRYAKKLKSNKE from the coding sequence ATGGTAATAACAGGGAAAAAACGTTGGTTTGTACTAATTGTAGTATCTTTGATGGCGGGGGTTATGGTATATGTCCCCTTTCTGCGATACAGTTATTATGATCAGATGGTTATGCTGTTTTCCGAATATAAACCGGTTGCATCCACAGCGAATGTAAATGAGTTTATCGGGACTTTCAGCTTCTGGTTTGGATTGATTTGTACGGTTGGATATCCGGTGGGCGGAATTCTGGTGGACAGGTTTGGAGAAAAATGGCTGCTGATTATCGGAGCAGTTATGATGGGAATCTGTTCCTTCTGGTTCGGCCTGGTTCCAAATGGTACGTCTATAATTATTATCCATGTTTTATACGGTGTTGGCACCAGCTTTTTCATCTGGAATGCATACCTGAAGACGGTGCGTAAGATGGGGAACGCTTCTGAGCAGGGTTCCATGTTTTCAAGTTCTGAATTTGTCAGGGCAATTATGGGTATGCTTCTGGGTTTTCTAGGTGTCGGATTGCTGAATCGTGCCATTATGCCGGGAAATACAACAGATTTGGCTGTTCTGGGAGCACAGTGGAGAAATATGCTGTTCTTTAACGGTACCTTATTCCTGGTATTGGCAGTAATTGTATTTATTGTACTTCCCAACAACATCATTGGTGCAGAAGATGCAGAACTTGCCGAATCCAAAGGCACAATTCCCACACAGGAGAAAATGTCCTTTGCCTCAGTGCTCAAAGTATTAAGGATGCCTGGCACATGGCTGTTATCCCTGCTGATTTTTTTCTGCTTTTCCTTTACTTCGGCTGCAAATGGGTATCTGGGTTCTTATACGGTAAATGTTCTGGGTATTTCTCAGACACAGGCAAGCACCTTTGCGGTTGTTCGTAATTACATAATTGCAGGCCTTTCTACGCTTGCCATTGGTTTTATTTCGGATAAAATTGGTTACAAAGTAAAGACACTGGGATATTACCTTGCCATCGCAACTGTTTTAACCGTGGCAGTTCTGTTTACTAAAAATGCAACGATTCTCTGCATTGGCATCACATTTGTATTTGCTGTTGTTTATAGCGGCATGCGCGGCATTTACTTTGCGACTTTGGGTGAAGTCGGCATTCCGCTTTCACTCACAGGTGTTGCAACCGGTGTTATCTCACTGATTTGTTATCTGCCGGATGTATTCTTTGCAAAACTGGCCGGTATCTGGCTTGACAAATATGGGAATTTTGGTTATGACCTGATCTGGTACTGGGTCATTGGATGTGGGATTCTCGGGATTCTGGTTTCTTTTGTTTCCGTACGTTACGCTAAGAAACTTAAATCAAATAAAGAATGA
- a CDS encoding quaternary amine ABC transporter ATP-binding protein: protein MEKIQVKNVYKVFGPSPKQMLHFLEAGEDKATLFKEHQHIVGVNNASFSVREGEIFVIMGLSGSGKSTLVRCLNRLIEPTSGEVYIDGENIVDANRSRLMEIRRKKAAMVFQNFALFPHRNILENVAYGLEVQKVNAVQRNRKAIEMLEVVGLKGYEYAKPEELSGGMQQRVGLARALATDADILLMDEAFSALDPLIRKNMQNELLTLQSRIKKTILFITHDLDEALKLGDKIAIMKDGCIMQTGTPEEILYKPADDYIRAFTQDINRKGVVFKSTVLLKNVGKEDA, encoded by the coding sequence ATGGAAAAAATTCAAGTAAAAAATGTTTATAAGGTTTTTGGCCCGTCACCAAAGCAGATGCTTCATTTTCTGGAAGCCGGAGAGGATAAAGCAACTTTGTTTAAGGAGCATCAACATATTGTCGGCGTTAATAATGCATCCTTTAGCGTCCGGGAGGGTGAGATTTTTGTAATTATGGGGTTATCAGGAAGTGGGAAATCAACCTTGGTCCGATGTCTTAACAGGCTTATAGAGCCAACCAGTGGAGAAGTTTACATAGATGGAGAGAATATTGTAGATGCGAACCGGTCCCGGCTGATGGAAATACGCAGAAAGAAAGCTGCAATGGTTTTTCAGAACTTTGCACTGTTTCCACATCGGAATATTCTTGAGAATGTCGCTTATGGTCTTGAAGTTCAAAAAGTAAATGCGGTGCAGCGAAATAGGAAAGCAATTGAGATGCTCGAAGTAGTGGGCCTGAAGGGTTATGAATATGCCAAACCTGAGGAACTTTCAGGAGGTATGCAGCAAAGGGTCGGACTTGCCAGGGCTTTGGCCACAGACGCAGATATCTTACTGATGGATGAGGCTTTCAGTGCACTGGATCCACTAATTAGAAAGAATATGCAGAATGAGCTGCTGACACTCCAATCCCGGATAAAAAAAACAATCCTGTTTATTACGCATGATTTGGATGAAGCTTTAAAACTGGGAGATAAGATTGCAATCATGAAGGATGGCTGTATTATGCAAACCGGAACACCGGAAGAGATTCTTTACAAACCTGCAGATGACTATATCAGGGCATTCACGCAAGACATAAACCGAAAAGGGGTTGTCTTTAAGTCGACGGTTCTTTTGAAAAATGTGGGAAAGGAGGATGCGTAG
- a CDS encoding zinc-dependent alcohol dehydrogenase family protein yields the protein MKAAVYHGRQDLRVEEVPEKELKDNEVMIQVKYCGVCGTDIHIFNGDGGAFEVNPPLIPGHEFSGVVVKTGSKVTAVKVGDRVSGDPNDTCGECYYCKTGKEHFCTGMVGVGTTVDGAFAEYVVMREKQVYKFSEDLSFIEAAMAEPISCCLNGIDLCNIEVGSTVLVIGGGPIGMIMLQLAKHAGASKLILSEPVEEKREQALKLGATKVINPLEEDAQEVLDAYCKNVDVVIECVGNIHTQEQAVQLAGKAATVMFFGLAAPEDSFPLKPDDVFKKELKITSSFINPYTFERAIAVLESKSIDLESLITNVVPLENIVDVFTKPEYRRTGKVMIQVS from the coding sequence ATGAAGGCGGCTGTATATCATGGCAGACAAGATTTGAGAGTAGAAGAAGTTCCCGAGAAAGAACTCAAAGACAATGAAGTGATGATTCAGGTGAAGTATTGTGGGGTCTGCGGAACAGATATCCATATCTTCAATGGTGATGGCGGTGCATTCGAGGTGAATCCCCCACTGATTCCGGGACATGAGTTTTCGGGTGTTGTTGTAAAGACAGGTTCGAAAGTTACAGCGGTAAAAGTGGGTGACCGTGTAAGCGGTGATCCGAATGACACCTGTGGAGAGTGCTATTACTGTAAGACCGGGAAAGAACATTTTTGTACCGGGATGGTTGGCGTTGGTACGACCGTGGATGGCGCTTTTGCAGAATATGTTGTCATGCGTGAAAAGCAGGTATACAAGTTTTCAGAAGATTTAAGTTTTATAGAAGCAGCTATGGCAGAGCCCATTTCCTGCTGTCTGAATGGTATAGATCTCTGTAATATTGAAGTTGGATCCACAGTGCTGGTAATTGGCGGCGGCCCTATCGGGATGATTATGCTACAGCTGGCGAAGCATGCGGGGGCATCGAAACTGATCCTGTCTGAACCGGTGGAAGAAAAGAGAGAGCAGGCACTAAAGCTGGGAGCCACAAAGGTGATTAATCCGCTGGAAGAGGATGCCCAGGAGGTTCTGGATGCGTATTGTAAGAATGTAGATGTCGTGATCGAGTGTGTCGGTAACATTCACACTCAGGAACAGGCAGTGCAGCTGGCAGGAAAGGCCGCAACGGTGATGTTCTTTGGCCTGGCAGCTCCGGAAGACAGCTTTCCGCTGAAACCGGATGATGTCTTTAAAAAAGAATTGAAGATTACATCTTCATTTATTAATCCATATACCTTTGAGAGAGCAATCGCCGTATTAGAGTCTAAGTCGATTGATCTGGAGAGCCTGATTACAAATGTTGTTCCGCTGGAGAATATTGTAGATGTATTTACAAAACCAGAGTATAGGAGAACCGGAAAGGTAATGATTCAGGTATCCTGA
- the trxA gene encoding thioredoxin has product MEVKYMSVVHVTKENFDKAINVSDKTVVVDFFATWCGPCKMLAPVVEQAAEEINNTAFYKVDIDEEMELAQRYQIMSVPTLLFLKNGEVVNKSVGAIPLEQLKDMIDSVK; this is encoded by the coding sequence GTGGAGGTAAAATATATGTCAGTAGTTCATGTAACAAAAGAAAACTTTGATAAAGCAATTAATGTTTCAGATAAGACCGTTGTGGTAGATTTTTTTGCGACCTGGTGCGGACCTTGTAAGATGCTGGCTCCTGTAGTTGAGCAGGCTGCTGAGGAAATCAATAATACGGCATTCTACAAAGTGGATATTGATGAAGAGATGGAATTGGCTCAGAGATACCAGATTATGAGTGTACCTACACTCCTGTTTCTGAAGAATGGTGAAGTGGTAAATAAAAGCGTTGGTGCCATTCCATTGGAACAGCTGAAAGATATGATAGATTCTGTTAAATAG
- a CDS encoding M24 family metallopeptidase, whose amino-acid sequence MMTKTDNLLKEKGIDALLITDPYNMRYISGFRGGEGVLYISMNQHVLITDSRYTEAAAGESDFTVAEENREHRRIDILKECIERDYAKILGYEDCSMLCSEFAKYNQELDVEHWVPMEQSVNNLRQIKTPEELEYLRKAESIGDAAFTAILNFLKPGLTELEVAARLEYEMKQHGAEGFSFDSIIASGVNSSMPHAIPSEKKLEAGDFVTMDFGCLYKGYCSDMTRTVVIGKADEKQKEIYDVVLRSQVAALGVIRAGLKGCEVDKVARDLITEAGYGKCFGHGLGHSVGLFIHEEPRLSITDQTVLQVNMIETVEPGVYVPGFGGVRIEDMVIVTEDGCDNLTHSPKQLIEL is encoded by the coding sequence ATGATGACGAAGACAGACAATTTATTAAAAGAAAAAGGTATTGATGCATTGTTAATTACAGATCCTTATAATATGCGCTATATAAGTGGATTCAGAGGGGGAGAAGGGGTTCTTTATATTTCTATGAATCAACATGTACTCATCACAGACTCCCGATATACGGAAGCGGCTGCCGGCGAAAGTGACTTTACGGTAGCAGAGGAAAACAGGGAGCATAGACGTATTGATATCCTGAAGGAGTGTATAGAGCGCGATTATGCAAAGATACTGGGTTATGAAGACTGTTCCATGTTATGCAGTGAATTCGCTAAATATAATCAGGAACTGGATGTGGAACACTGGGTTCCGATGGAACAGTCTGTCAATAATTTAAGACAGATTAAGACACCGGAGGAACTGGAATACCTTAGAAAAGCGGAGAGCATCGGTGATGCCGCCTTTACCGCTATTTTGAATTTCTTAAAGCCTGGGCTGACAGAACTTGAGGTAGCAGCACGTTTGGAATATGAGATGAAGCAGCATGGAGCAGAAGGATTTTCATTTGATTCGATTATCGCCTCCGGTGTAAATTCTTCTATGCCTCATGCCATTCCGTCAGAAAAGAAGCTGGAAGCCGGAGACTTTGTTACGATGGATTTCGGGTGTCTCTATAAGGGGTATTGTTCGGATATGACAAGAACAGTAGTGATTGGTAAGGCTGATGAAAAGCAGAAGGAAATTTATGATGTGGTTCTCCGCTCGCAGGTAGCAGCTCTTGGTGTAATCCGGGCAGGCTTAAAGGGCTGTGAAGTGGACAAGGTGGCAAGAGATCTTATTACAGAGGCAGGTTATGGGAAGTGCTTTGGACACGGACTGGGACATAGCGTCGGATTGTTCATCCATGAGGAACCTCGTCTGTCCATCACCGATCAGACAGTTCTTCAGGTAAATATGATCGAAACTGTGGAACCGGGTGTCTATGTCCCTGGATTTGGTGGAGTGAGAATTGAAGATATGGTCATAGTGACTGAAGACGGATGCGACAATCTGACACATTCTCCAAAACAGTTAATTGAATTATAG
- a CDS encoding ABC transporter permease, whose protein sequence is MPVFLKIPIGDYAERAVDWLTANFSGFFRGIKVGLESIIDGIDWFLMLMPVVLFIIIIMLLAWWLSGKGLAFFSGIGLLFIDNLELWNPAMETLSLVLTAALIAMVIGLPLGVLMSLNHRAEKILRPVLDFMQTMPAFVYLIPAVYFFDLGTVPGAVSTIIFAMPPIIRLTNLGIREVSKDLVEAARSFGSTTAQMLFKIQIPLAMPTILAGLNQTIMLSLSMVVISAMIGADGLGKIVLQGITQMKLGDGLEGGIAVVIIAMILDRLTQELGKENKKSGRMFVKLRLKKRNS, encoded by the coding sequence ATGCCTGTTTTCTTAAAAATTCCAATTGGTGATTATGCCGAAAGAGCCGTTGACTGGCTGACAGCAAATTTTTCCGGGTTTTTCAGAGGAATAAAGGTTGGTCTGGAAAGTATTATTGATGGAATCGACTGGTTTTTGATGCTGATGCCTGTAGTCCTGTTTATTATCATCATTATGCTGCTCGCCTGGTGGCTGTCAGGAAAGGGGCTTGCGTTTTTTTCAGGTATTGGCTTATTGTTCATAGACAATCTGGAATTATGGAACCCCGCTATGGAAACGCTGAGTCTCGTTCTTACCGCAGCCTTGATAGCCATGGTAATTGGTCTGCCCCTTGGAGTTTTGATGTCCCTGAATCACAGGGCGGAAAAAATCCTACGTCCTGTTCTGGACTTTATGCAGACGATGCCGGCGTTTGTTTATCTGATTCCGGCGGTTTATTTTTTCGATTTGGGTACAGTTCCAGGTGCGGTTTCTACGATTATATTTGCCATGCCGCCGATTATCCGACTGACAAATCTGGGTATCAGAGAAGTATCGAAAGATCTGGTGGAGGCGGCAAGATCATTTGGTTCCACCACGGCGCAGATGCTTTTTAAGATTCAGATCCCTCTTGCCATGCCGACAATTCTGGCAGGACTCAATCAGACGATTATGCTTTCGCTTTCGATGGTTGTCATTTCCGCAATGATCGGTGCGGACGGACTTGGTAAAATTGTACTCCAGGGAATTACACAGATGAAGCTGGGAGATGGTCTGGAAGGTGGGATAGCGGTCGTAATTATCGCCATGATTCTGGACAGGTTAACACAGGAATTGGGAAAGGAGAATAAGAAATCAGGTAGAATGTTTGTTAAGCTACGGTTGAAGAAGCGGAATTCTTAA
- a CDS encoding sugar phosphate isomerase/epimerase family protein has translation MNNKNRPLRLGMHTYTLHFFGFGESWGFGKDYYFEQTMSLYELMDKAVEWELDGLQITKVDLLTTAKEKPFSENNLKKVAKAAEDHGLFLEFNASFHAGSDSRVNCTPKEALEIGHNLDAELVKFSLDIIRPKEFYGSCMHPHVMRQMADRYDEFMKVMPLIEAYGMQIAIENHTDTFADEILWIVNKLNHPLIGTCVDTMNSLQVIENPYYAMERMLPEAYCCHFSDDKIVVDPLGVHDIGAAHGQGSMDCPKMLSQIREKSCMDKIIFENEIAFKSLDEPIEEARAREMEACEESVRYLRDVLKLGVRNR, from the coding sequence ATGAACAACAAAAACAGACCTTTGAGGTTGGGGATGCACACTTATACCCTGCATTTTTTTGGATTTGGGGAGAGCTGGGGATTTGGAAAGGATTATTATTTTGAGCAGACGATGTCCCTCTATGAACTGATGGACAAGGCTGTGGAGTGGGAACTTGACGGACTCCAAATCACAAAAGTGGATCTTCTCACCACTGCAAAGGAAAAGCCTTTTTCGGAGAACAACTTGAAAAAAGTGGCAAAAGCAGCCGAAGATCATGGCTTATTTCTGGAATTTAACGCTTCTTTTCATGCAGGCAGTGATTCCCGTGTAAACTGTACACCGAAAGAAGCACTTGAGATAGGTCATAATCTTGATGCGGAGCTGGTGAAATTCAGCCTTGATATCATCCGCCCGAAAGAATTCTATGGGTCCTGCATGCATCCGCATGTTATGCGTCAGATGGCCGACAGATATGATGAATTTATGAAAGTAATGCCCTTAATTGAAGCATATGGTATGCAGATTGCAATTGAGAATCATACAGACACTTTCGCCGATGAAATTTTATGGATTGTAAATAAGTTGAACCATCCATTGATTGGCACCTGCGTAGATACGATGAACTCTCTTCAGGTAATTGAGAATCCTTATTACGCGATGGAGCGCATGCTGCCTGAAGCATATTGCTGTCATTTCAGCGATGACAAGATCGTGGTTGATCCTCTGGGCGTGCATGATATCGGTGCAGCACATGGACAGGGTTCTATGGACTGTCCGAAAATGCTTTCACAGATTCGTGAGAAATCCTGCATGGACAAGATTATTTTTGAAAATGAGATTGCATTCAAGAGTCTGGATGAACCCATTGAAGAAGCAAGAGCCAGAGAAATGGAGGCCTGCGAAGAAAGTGTACGTTACTTGCGTGACGTTTTAAAACTTGGTGTAAGAAACAGATAG
- a CDS encoding YjjG family noncanonical pyrimidine nucleotidase, giving the protein MIHTILLDLDNTLLDFSKAERIALSNTLKQLGIEPDEHILSRYSELNLAQWKLLEQGKISRNEVKLRRYRLLFDEYKIDCSAEEAARIYENMLGMGHYFIDGAEKLLKELQEQYSLYIVTNGTKSVQTGRIKSAALEKYFQGIFISEDIGFNKPSREFFERCFSGIPDFEKESTVIVGDSLTSDILGGINAGIKTIWFNPEHKINNSDILPDYEIALLNELIPLLDALK; this is encoded by the coding sequence ATGATTCATACGATTTTACTGGATTTAGATAATACCCTTCTGGATTTTAGCAAGGCGGAGCGTATAGCTCTGAGCAATACCTTAAAGCAACTTGGAATAGAACCGGATGAGCATATTTTAAGCAGATACAGTGAATTGAATCTCGCTCAGTGGAAACTGCTGGAACAAGGTAAAATCAGTCGCAATGAAGTTAAACTTCGCCGTTATCGCCTTTTATTTGATGAATATAAGATTGACTGTTCTGCTGAAGAAGCAGCCAGGATTTATGAGAATATGCTTGGTATGGGACACTACTTTATAGATGGTGCTGAAAAGCTTCTTAAAGAGCTTCAAGAGCAATACAGTCTCTATATTGTTACGAATGGAACAAAGAGTGTTCAGACAGGCCGAATCAAAAGTGCTGCGCTTGAAAAATATTTTCAGGGTATTTTCATCTCCGAAGATATTGGGTTTAATAAACCAAGCCGGGAGTTTTTTGAGCGATGTTTTTCCGGAATTCCGGATTTCGAAAAAGAAAGTACTGTCATTGTGGGTGATAGCCTCACCTCCGACATCCTGGGCGGCATAAATGCCGGTATTAAAACCATCTGGTTTAATCCGGAACATAAGATAAATAACTCTGATATTCTCCCAGATTATGAAATTGCTTTATTAAATGAATTGATTCCTTTATTGGATGCGTTAAAGTAA
- a CDS encoding P-II family nitrogen regulator — protein sequence MKNKKALFIVVNSGFAEEITDIIHEQGACGATILNARGVGLNVEKIMGITVGYEREMVLSIVDEEVAERIMAAVKEKSGIKSPAHGICMILPVDKMIETV from the coding sequence ATGAAGAATAAAAAAGCCCTCTTTATTGTAGTGAACAGCGGCTTTGCTGAGGAGATTACCGATATTATCCATGAACAGGGTGCGTGCGGGGCCACGATACTGAATGCCCGTGGTGTAGGACTCAATGTGGAAAAGATTATGGGTATTACTGTAGGTTATGAAAGAGAGATGGTTCTCAGTATCGTTGACGAAGAGGTAGCTGAGAGAATTATGGCGGCTGTTAAAGAAAAGTCGGGGATTAAGTCTCCGGCTCATGGAATATGTATGATACTTCCCGTGGACAAGATGATAGAGACTGTTTAG
- a CDS encoding glycine betaine ABC transporter substrate-binding protein: MVKRMLAAVFSLSIIMTGLAGCGKDTDQERKTVHLAYVDWSDSVAITNLAAAVLEEKMGYDVDIKMADIAPIFTSVASGNTDAYLDTWLPVTHKSYIEKYGDDMVDLGPVFENALVGFVVPAYVDIDSIEDLNDKKELFDGKIIGIDAGAGIMLAAEDALKDYNLDYKLINGSAASMTAALGKAVKEKEPIIVTGWTPHWMFKKWELKVLEDPKGVFGEKETAYKYARKGLEKDMPEVNAFFKNLHLSETDLNDLMDAIEVSEGDPLSACKEWMQKHEDLISSWLE, from the coding sequence ATGGTAAAAAGAATGTTGGCAGCAGTTTTCTCATTATCAATTATTATGACCGGGTTGGCAGGATGCGGGAAGGATACAGACCAGGAGAGAAAAACAGTACATCTTGCCTATGTGGACTGGTCTGATTCCGTTGCGATAACGAATCTTGCAGCGGCTGTTCTGGAAGAAAAGATGGGGTATGATGTGGATATAAAAATGGCAGACATTGCACCCATTTTCACTTCTGTAGCAAGTGGCAACACGGATGCCTATCTGGATACATGGCTTCCGGTCACGCACAAAAGCTATATTGAGAAATATGGTGATGACATGGTGGATTTGGGGCCGGTTTTTGAAAATGCACTTGTCGGTTTCGTGGTTCCTGCCTATGTGGATATCGATAGTATAGAGGATCTTAACGATAAAAAAGAACTATTTGATGGTAAGATTATCGGTATTGATGCAGGTGCGGGAATCATGCTGGCAGCCGAGGATGCCTTGAAGGATTACAACCTGGATTACAAACTCATCAATGGAAGCGCGGCAAGCATGACAGCGGCTCTTGGTAAAGCAGTCAAGGAAAAAGAGCCCATTATTGTGACAGGATGGACACCTCACTGGATGTTTAAAAAATGGGAGCTGAAGGTGTTGGAGGACCCGAAAGGTGTGTTTGGTGAAAAAGAGACTGCATATAAATATGCCAGAAAAGGGCTGGAGAAGGATATGCCGGAGGTAAATGCATTTTTCAAAAACCTCCATTTAAGTGAGACAGATTTAAACGATCTTATGGACGCAATTGAAGTCAGCGAGGGGGATCCCCTTTCTGCATGCAAAGAGTGGATGCAGAAGCATGAGGATTTGATAAGCAGCTGGCTTGAGTAA
- the glyA gene encoding serine hydroxymethyltransferase produces MYSLDEVRVVDPEIADLIEREQERQNSHIELIASENWVSKAVMAAMGSVLTNKYAEGYPGKRFYGGCQCVDEVESLAISRAKEIFGCTYANVQPHSGAQANMEVFFALLQPGDTVMGMDLAHGGHLTHGSPANLSGSYFHVVPYGVNDEGFLDYEVIERLAKENRPKLIIAGASAYARTIDFKRFREIADEVGAYLMVDMAHIAGLVATGQHESPIPYAHVTTTTTHKTLRGPRGGLILSSEAFAKEHKLNKAVFPGIQGGPLMHVIAAKAVCFKEALSDEFQQYGKDVVINAKALCDGLIKRGIKIVSGGTDNHLMLVDLAAMGKTGKEVEILLDSVNITANKNTIPNDPQSPFVTSGVRLGTPAVTARGMNSEDMDKIAEAIALMLHEGEAAREKARALVKNLTDKYPLS; encoded by the coding sequence ATGTATTCTTTAGATGAAGTGAGAGTGGTGGATCCTGAAATTGCGGATTTGATTGAGAGAGAGCAGGAGCGCCAGAACAGCCATATTGAATTGATTGCGTCAGAAAATTGGGTTTCGAAAGCTGTGATGGCGGCTATGGGAAGCGTTCTTACCAATAAATATGCAGAAGGCTACCCGGGGAAACGATTTTATGGGGGCTGTCAATGTGTGGATGAGGTGGAATCACTGGCCATCAGCCGTGCCAAAGAAATCTTTGGCTGCACCTATGCCAATGTTCAGCCACATTCCGGAGCACAGGCCAATATGGAGGTGTTTTTTGCATTACTCCAGCCGGGAGACACGGTTATGGGCATGGATCTGGCTCATGGAGGACATCTCACCCACGGGAGTCCGGCAAACCTGTCCGGTTCCTATTTTCATGTTGTTCCCTATGGTGTGAATGACGAGGGCTTTCTTGATTACGAGGTAATAGAACGCCTTGCAAAAGAGAACAGGCCCAAATTGATTATTGCAGGAGCCAGTGCTTATGCCAGAACCATAGATTTTAAGCGCTTTCGTGAAATTGCAGATGAGGTAGGAGCATATCTGATGGTGGATATGGCGCATATTGCAGGGCTTGTGGCAACCGGTCAGCATGAGAGCCCGATTCCTTATGCACATGTTACGACCACTACCACCCACAAGACGCTGCGTGGACCCCGAGGAGGTCTTATATTATCCAGTGAAGCGTTTGCAAAAGAGCATAAGCTGAATAAAGCGGTATTCCCGGGGATACAGGGAGGCCCGTTGATGCATGTGATTGCGGCAAAGGCAGTCTGCTTTAAAGAGGCATTAAGCGATGAATTTCAGCAATATGGAAAAGATGTTGTAATAAACGCAAAAGCGCTTTGCGATGGCTTGATAAAGCGCGGAATTAAAATTGTGTCGGGGGGAACGGATAATCATCTGATGTTAGTTGATCTGGCTGCGATGGGCAAAACCGGAAAAGAAGTGGAGATACTTCTCGACAGTGTTAATATTACTGCGAATAAAAATACGATTCCGAATGATCCTCAGTCGCCATTCGTAACAAGCGGTGTCCGGCTGGGAACACCTGCCGTCACGGCCCGGGGCATGAATTCCGAAGATATGGATAAAATCGCAGAAGCAATTGCGCTGATGCTGCATGAGGGAGAAGCTGCCCGGGAAAAAGCAAGGGCATTGGTTAAGAATCTCACGGATAAATATCCATTGTCATAA